Proteins encoded together in one Balaenoptera ricei isolate mBalRic1 chromosome 2, mBalRic1.hap2, whole genome shotgun sequence window:
- the LOC132360382 gene encoding cytochrome P450 1A2, whose protein sequence is MALSQATPFSATELLLASATFCLVFWVVRAWQPRVPKGLKSPPGPWSWPLIGHVLTLGKSPHLALSRLSQRYGDVLQIRIGCTPVLVLSGLDTIRQALVRQGDDFKGRPDLYSFTLVADGQSMTFNPDSGPVWAARRRLAQNALNSFSVASDPASSSSCYLEMHVSKEAEALIGEFQELMAGSGCFDPYDHVVVSVAKVIGAMCFGQHFPQSSGEMVSLVRNTHDFVETASSGSPVDFFPILKYLPNPALQKYKSFNRRFLQFLWKMVQEHHQDFDKNRVQDIIGALFKHYEDNSRASGGLTPQKKTVNLVNDIFAAGFDPITTAISWSLLYLVTNPEIQRKIQEELDTVIGRARRPRLSDRSQLPYLEAFILETFRHSSFVPFTIPHSTIRDTTLNGFYIPKELCVFINQWQVNHDPKLWGDPSEFRPERFLTAHDTTISKTLSEKVMLFGMGKRRCIGEVLAKWEIFLFLAILLQQLEFSVPPGVKVDLTPTYGLTMKPAPCEHVQARLRFPIK, encoded by the exons ATGGCATTGTCCCAGGCCACTCCTTTCTCAGCCACAGAGCTTCTCCTGGCCTCTGCCACCTTCTGCCTGGTATTCTGGGTGGTCAGGGCCTGGCAGCCTCGGGTCCCTAAAGGCCTGAAGAGTCCACCAGGGCCCTGGAGCTGGCCCCTGATCGGGCATGTGCTGACCTTGGGGAAGAGCCCACACTTGGCCCTGTCGCGGCTGAGCCAGCGCTATGGAGACGTGCTACAGATCCGCATTGGCTGCACACCCGTGCTGGTGCTCAGCGGCCTGGACACCATCCGGCAGGCCCTGGTGCGGCAGGGCGATGATTTCAAGGGCCGGCCTGACCTCTACAGCTTCACCTTAGTCGCTGATGGCCAGAGTATGACCTTCAACCCAGACTCTGGACCAGTGTGGGCTGCCCGGCGACGCCTGGCCCAGAATGCTCTCAACTCCTTCTCCGTTGCCTCAGACCCGGCTTCCTCGTCCTCCTGCTACCTGGAGATGCATGTGAGCAAGGAGGCTGAGGCCCTCATCGGCGAGTTCCAGGAGCTGATGGCAGGGTCTGGGTGCTTTGACCCCTATGACCACGTGGTGGTGTCAGTGGCCAAGGTCATTGGTGCCATGTGCTTCGGGCAGCACTTCCCCCAGAGCAGTGGGGAGATGGTCAGCCTTGTGAGGAACACCCATGATTTCGTGGAGACTGCCTCCTCCGGGAGCCCCGTGGACTTCTTCCCCATCCTTAAATACCTGCCCAACCCTGCCCTGCAAAAGTACAAGAGCTTCAACCGGAGGTTCCTGCAGTTCCTGTGGAAAATGGTCCAGGAGCACCATCAGGACTTTGACAAG AACAGAGTCCAGGACATCATAGGTGCCCTGTTCAAGCACTACGAGGATAACTCCAGAGCTAGTGGGGGCCTCACGCCCCAGAAGAAGACTGTCAACCTTGTCAACGACATCTTCGCAGCCG GGTTTGATCCGATCACAACAGCCATCTCCTGGAGCCTTCTGTACCTTGTGACAAATCCTGAGATACAGAGGAAGATCCAGGAGGAGCTGG ACACGGTGATTGGCAGGGCACGTCGGCCCCGGCTCTCTGACAGATCCCAGCTGCCTTATTTGGAGGCCTTCATCCTGGAGACCTTCCGACACTCCTCCTTCGTCCCCTTCACCATCCCCCACAG CACAATAAGGGACACAACACTGAATGGCTTCTACATCCCCAAGGAACTCTGTGTCTTCATAAACCAGTGGCAGGTCAATCATGACCC GAAGCTGTGGGGGGACCCATCTGAGTTCCGGCCGGAGAGATTCCTCACTGCCCATGACACCACCATCAGCAAGACCTTGAGTGAGAAAGTGATGCTCTTTGGCATGGGCAAGCGCCGGTGCATAGGGGAGGTCCTGGCCAAGTGGGAGATCTTCCTCTTCCTGGCCATCTTGCTGCAGCAGCTGGAGTTCAGCGTGCCACCAGGTGTGAAAGTGGACCTAACCCCTACCTACGGGCTGACCATGAAGCCTGCCCCCTGCGAGCATGTCCAGGCACGGCTGCGCTTCCCCATCAAGTGA